The window TATGTTTTATCAACAAATCTGTCCTGGATCCTGGTCTTGGCTAAGATGATCTAGAGTGACCATTGAAGACATCAGTCATTGCCAtcctttatcattttcctttcagtctattatttggttttttaaacaagtttccattcttttatttattcgtGAATTTATgtgcattatttatttatttatgtctatCTCCCTAACTATATTCCCTTGTTCATTTTGTTTAGTTCTTCATTCGTTCAATTATTTCTTTGTCTatccattcatttatatattcattccTTTGTGTGTTTATTAACAAGCTACTGGTTCTTGATCTATGGTATAGCAAAATCTGGAGAGTGTCAGGGAAAAGATTTCAAATTATCTGGACTTTAATCCAGTTCAGTATTATCTCTTTAATCAGTCTCTCGACCCTGACTCTGGTCTGGGAACTGTGGCATGGACAGTAACCTTTCCCCTACCTCTGTAAGGATGTTGACCCCATCACCAATTCtacctttttttggtttgtttaaagCTAATGTAAGTCCTTCCTTCTAGAAAAAACTAGGATCAGTCTATTGACTTTCAAACATCCATGTTCACACCTTTAGCTATTTTCTTCCCATTGGGTACAAAGAAGATGTAGTCAGAGACTCAACATGCTACACTCAATATGTGAAAGATGACACATGAAGTAAAATCATACCTGTCTGTGTCTGTAACATCATCTTTTCCCACCCTTTCCTGGTGCTGCTAAAACttttagaatttatattttaccttcaTTTGGAAGGTGGTATAATATGAATGTACAGGTTTCTTAGTATTTAACTTGGTTTAAGTTCTTCAAGCTAGAGGAGAAGTGGGAGATGAAAGAagatgggaagggaaagagatgagGGACAAATAGTGAGTTGAATTAGATGGtgatggggaggaaagaaagtgaaggagagaTGAGGAGGTAGAGGCAAGGGGATGAGATGCAGATCCCATCATTTACTCAGGATTTGTGCCAGATTCTTGTGTTTTGCACATAATGGTAGATGTGGCAGTGGATAATGCTGAATAGGTAAGACCAAAAACTACACAGGATAGAAAGGGTTGGAAAACTTTTtctaaggataatttttttttactttaccaaTGGAACAGGATCTATACTGCTGATATCAATGAATTGCCAGGCCTTCCCATCATTTCAGCCCATGGACTGTTCTCTGTTTTGCTGTGGGCAGTATGCtgtcttggggaaaaaaaggaatatcatGCAGAAAATGCTAAAAGGAACTCCTGAACacaaagtaaacagaaaaattatACATTCAATGCTCAAGACTgacaaatattcaaaataattctaACAAAATGAGAAAGGTAGGGGTTCTGAAGTCATAGGAGCATAGGTCATAGAGTCATAAATTTAAACCTAAAAGCAATCAGGGTACACATGCCTCATTTTAATGGCTGAGAAGAATAAGACCAAGAGAATTTACTTAACCCCTAAAGGGCAGTCTTCAGGTAAATAAGGTAGGATAGttgtcttttgctcttttttagaTCATATCTACAGTTTTGACCCTTTGCCATTCTGGGCaccatgtatttggaaaaatgtcaaaatatcAATATGTCTCTATAGAAGATTGAAGTATATGGTGAGAGGACTTGAAAATATGACATGAggattatttgaaagaaaaagagatgctTAGTCTAGTgaagagaaaacatttttaattttatttttctgttaccAATTGAGTGATGAAATGAGAAGTGGAATCCaagaatgaaaatcaaaaaagaaaaaagaaaaaaaaagaaaagacaatttatCTTTTAATCATTAGAGCTGGCCAAAAATACGACTAAGGTTTTCAATTTGAGGTTTTCAAACACAAATTATTTAACCACTTGTCAGAGGATTTTGATATGTCTTGATTAAACTCAAAGGCACTTTTGGATTCACACCTCACATAAACTATTATTCTTTTCAGTTCATCTCCATCTCTTGCCTATGTGTACactgtttatctgtaacttccccttgactctgtaaaTGTGATACCCTACTTTTGTCTTCTCCTTATGGAGGAGAAGCAGGGTAAAGATGTTCTCCATGGAGAGAAcaagagggagattattgggtggcatgattataaactacatgagtctgtatatcctatctaaGGAGAGTCCTATCTCAGATTTAAACAAATGGAGTATAATAAAGatgggaggagaatctagctgaTAGAAGTCAATACCCAGTCTTTTGGTATTGCTAACTGTTGGACTTGCAGTAGTttacagcagtttgagaattggccttgggtagcagtacccctgggtctggcctagattctcagttcctggtcagaggtgcactgtgtcacaggattctgatccagaagagagaaacaccagtggcatatgactgagtcagtttaGGGCGACTATTGTTTACACcagtctggccaggatattttTCTGGGGAGTAGAaaatgtctggacatgtccagaagcagggtacatatattctggactgtacaacttagagataggtggactgagactcatgtgaaatgtaatgatggtacctggatcccttgtaaagattcacaaactggggcatttgttaagggaaaTTGATTATGGGTTAGGGTGGACTTGTaaggaaagtgctgaaatggccatttgaaaaaaaataatttaatgaacatcactaggtatattagctattcttgggttGGTCCAATGGTACAGaatcaggaatttattttgatACATTTTGGAGACAGGGAGACTGTTCTAAAGACATTGGCACAAAAACTTGCCAGTGtaaggaggtacagcaactttggaaatgtacctattatcatgatgattatatggcctatttaagaGGACCCCTTGGAAGTAAAGAAGAACAGTATTATTCATTTATTGGAAACTATATTCTTGGAAGACCAACTAACACTAAAGGGAcattggatttgtaggactactgTCTACATCcagttgtccaaagagttggtcagggagttgCTACATAGGTTtgatcagggagttgttatctagactaCTACCTGGGCATAGGATGCAATTTTGGACTATGGAACTCCAATTGAATAGTCTATCCTGAATAAGTCTATCTTGAATAGACTAATAAGACTCCAAAGTatagtggaaaaattaccaaaCAACTATGGCCTTAGACTTACTGGCTAACCAAGCCATGCTAGCAAGAGAGGTGATTATTCAACATAAATTAGTTATAGACTACCTGTTGGCTGAAGAAGGAAGAGTCTGGGGTAGACTGAATTTATCAAATTGTTGTCTAAAGATACATGACAATGGGCAAGTGGTAAAGGAGATAACCAGAGATATCAGAAAGTTGGCACATGTTCTAATCCAAACCTGGACAAACCCCTTTAGTAGTACCTCTTGGATGAATGGATTTACTAGTTCATGGTGGAAACAGTTGCTGGGCATCTTACTATTGACTCCAAGTGGGATAATCCCATTATCCTCGTGTGTCTCTcatgtatgatccagttaataagTCAAATAACACAAAATTCTATCAGTAAATTAGGATGGGTGTACACCTCTAATAATGAAGAGgttaagaaaattattgatagGAAAAGTCAGTAGTCCTATCTAGAATGATgattgtgaattaatttgaggaagacactACTATTAAAGTGTGAAGACTAAGttgctattaaaaagaaaagggggggagttgtgaggaatgtagggcattgttggtcttcacagggtgtggaggggggccCCTTTGAAACCCATTACAAAGGGAGAATGGTCCCAGCcagtcacaaaactgggagacttctcctaatcccattccaaaaatgacaaacccaacattagaagaaactagtccttaactggtcaagagtaaTCTAGAGttttgaccttctcctttgcacatgctcaaggagatctatatgttcttgctcattaatataaagagcagggtggggaaatgtataggaaccaatgtatcaattagatttgtgaccccggCCTATGGTTGGCATGAGGGGgaaggaacaaagtctttcaaagtacataaaagagcttgtatgttggggtttccccacccctctctcccaccatgagagaagTGTGCCATttttttaagatatcttaataaaaatcattttaatcactctgaaaaaaaaaaacttttgttctTTGACTTATGCTGCCTGTGTGGGACTAGTTTGACCTGGTTTGACTGAATCAATCATTATTGTCAAAtagatgttgttgttgttgtttgtcctttattctagaaatccactggggcagctaggtggatagagcacaggccctttagtaaggaggacctgagttcaaatccaacctcagatacgtTCGTAATAAttgccatgtgaccttggacaagtcactcaaccctattgccctcgatttaaaaaatagaataaaaataaaagagattggtggcatcaaggagatgatgccatgacatgcaaatgaattgcaGAGGGAAGGCTCTGTAAATCCACTagtctcctctctttctcctccagaggcatctagTTACAGCAAGATATAAATTAAGAGAGGCCtgtgcagtgggagaccttgggtTTTTTAAGtcaaggtctttaacaggtctcagtttgactgaggtaatGCCTACTTAGTGATTAAGGCTAAATAACAAAGACAGAGAATGGCCTCTTTTAACTAGTCAATAAAAAATCAATCTAGAAGGGAAAGATCTCCAAGTtcaaacagctaggtggtgcaatggatagagcaccagctctggaatcaggagaatctgaattcaaatttgactttagacacttgacacttcctagttgtgtgaccttgggcaagttacttaactcattgctttgcatccagggccatctccagtcttcctcaTTCATATCTAAGTAATGGAATGAGATGAACCCAGAAGAAAGTAAGGTtccttcattcaaattcaatttacttacttgtcatggcatcacctccagtAGGTCATGGTCtacttcaagaaggaaggacaacatcatcatcatcaccatcatcatcaccatcatcatttatATTCACTCTGGTCTAATTATTTCCCAAACAATGACAATCGAAGCTTGATCTGGGACCTGATATTGGTTAATTAATGACAATCaaagtgatttgggtttaaggtaTGGTCCTTAAGAAATCTAGccataaaactaaaaatatattgGAGGAACTGAATAATAAGGTGTCAAAAAGTTCTTTAATCAGTCTTAGAGGATTCAAGAGTAGTTAATATGAGCACATATGAGTTATTGTTGTTGTCGTTATGTTGGCAAGCCTGTAATTTCTTTAATATAGCAAGCTCCCTCTACCAATATAGATTAGTGTTTGTTCTGCAACTTAGAATTTTATGGAATTGCTGAGGCAGTAATAGAAGGACATATAGTAAGTAAGAATCCTGATCTTCTTGAGCCTGAGACTGACTTTCTATCCTCTAGGCTATTATTACTACATAGGAACATTATACTCAtgaacatttacatatatatatacacatatacctgCATATGAacacaaatatgtgtatgtgttagAATAATGTGCATAATGCCTACTTTGAATAAATTATGCTTAGGCATGATACATATGGGCATAGAAAGATACATCCAACATGTATTTATACTGCATTGTACATGGGTTTGTAaataacttgtatttttataatctATAAGTAGAGAATTATTATTATGTTGAGATTCATAAAGTAAGCAGCAATTTGGTaactttattttatcttaaaccatccatgaaatgaataaatgtatatacagTATATTATTATATGgctatttatatgtaatatataagcaggcatgtaaaatatataacaatataattgCATACTTGTACATTGTATTGTTTTGTATGTAGATTCATGCATATATCCTATGCCTCTAAATATGGGTATATGTTATCCAGGATTATTAAGTGCAACTTTGAAGGAAAACTTTCTAGATAATGATACTAGGAAAAAAACAAGTTTAGCCTCTTAGTTCACACCTTACACTATGGGGAATTCTATCTTAAGGGTTTTCATAGATGGGACTTCTTTGGCAAAGTTCCTGAAAGTAAAATGTGCTTTGGGCATTAATTTGAACTAACAACATAGGGCAGGCAACTCTAATAAAAGATGATTTAGCAGGAGCACAAGCACAAGAAGTGGGAAATATAATCAAAGGAGCAGGTATAGCATTTCTTCTGCATATGCATATCCAAAGGAGATGTGCTCACCATTAGTAATTTAATTCATTTGCTTTTATTTACTGGAAACATTGAAAATACACTTATAAGTTCATCTTGTAATTATGCATAACAatttggagtttaaatgaaacAGGAATAGGATCATACTGAATTCAGGTGAAGTAAAATTTGGGGGCATTAAATTATGCTACTTATTTCAATGTAATGTGTCTTTCTATAGGGAAACTGAGAATTTCAAGAACATcaagaaaacagatttttctaAGAGAAGAATAATGAGTAACAGCTCAGAGTCCCAGCCTGCAACTGTGCTTTTCTGCTTTGAAAATGTAAATGGGTCCTGTATTAAAAATTCCTATTCCCAAGGACCCCGTGTGATCCTCTATATGGCATTTGGTTCTGGAGCTTTGCTTGCAGTATTTGGAAACCTGCTGGTAATGATTTCTATCTTTCATTTCAAGCAATTGCACTCTCCAGCCAATTTTCTCATTGCCTCTTTGGCCTGTGCTGATTTTTTGGTGGGAGTCACTGTGATGCCCTTCAGCATGGTGAGATCTGTGGAGAGTTGCTGGTATTTTGGGGAGACTTTCTGTATATTTCATAGCTGTGGGGATGTAGCATTTTGTTATGCATCCCTCTTTCATTTGTGCTTCATCTCCATCGATAGATATATTGCTGTCACTGACCCTCTGATCTATCCAACCAAGTTCACTGTGAATATTTCTGGACTGTGCATTGCTCTCTCCTGGATTATCCCCATTACTTACAGTGGTTCTGTTTTCTACACAGGTGCCAATGATGATGGATTGGAGGAATTAATAAGTGCTCTCACCTGTGTAGGGAGCTGTCAGGTTTATGTGAATCAAAATTGGGTGCTGGtagattttttgttgttcttaatCCCCACACTGGTTATTGTCATTCTTTACTCTAAGATTTTTCTTGTAGCTAAACTCCAAGCTAGAATGATTGAAAACACAAGTAGCAAAGGGGAATCTTCATCCTCAGATAGTTACAAAGCCAGAGTggccaagagagagagaaaagcagcAAAAACATTGGGCATTGCTGTGATTGCATTTCTGATTTCATGGTTACCCTATTCTATTGATGCATTAATTGATGCCTTCATAGGCTTCATCACCCCTGCCTATATTTATGAAATCCTTTGTTGGTTTGGTTATTATAACTCTGCCATGAACCCTTTGATTTATGCTTTCTTTTATCCATGGTTTaggaaagcaataaaactgattgtAACTGGGAAAATCTTACAGGACAGCTCTTCAACCATGAATTTATTCTCTGAGCAAAGCAAAGCATTAGAATAAAGAATTTTGCAACATATTCCTATGTATTTATGATTTCTGAATGTATTTATAATTGCTACATAAATATAGAGAGGAAACAAGAAAATGTTGactttcaaaagaggaaaaaataaatttaaattaaataggGCTAGTCATAAGACTTCTTCGTGTCTTGTGCCTTAGAATGTGTAGATTTCCTGATGACTAGAGCAAAAGATTTTGCTTACTTAAATTATGCAGGATTAACTAAGGACCTCTGTAATCTCTTGagtaaatctcattttcttcctccagcCTACTAACCTTTTGTTTCACATCATCTGTCAAAACAAGCTGGACTTCTTGTTTCCCATCCCAAAAATTCCTCTCCAGCCTTCTATGTCTTTGTATAGTCTCTCTATGACTTTAATGGTCCCCCTATATCTTTAATGGTTTCCCTCTTGAGCTCTTTATGTTGGAGTCCCTACCATTGCTCTACAAAACAACTCAAGAACCACAGTTgtatccactcatttttaaaaagcatttatatatgtatatatgtacatatatatgcatgcacatatatatacatatatatattatatataatatatatatatatatatatatatacacacacacatatgtgtatacacgAGCTCTGGAGCTTTACTTGCAATATTTGGAAACCTACTGGTAATGATTTCTATCTTTCATTTCAAGCAATTGCACTCTCCAGCCAATTTTCTCATTAGCTCTTTGGCCTGTGCTGATTTTTTGGTGGGAGTCACTGTGATGCCCTTCagcttatacatatatatgtagctacatataatataatatatatatatatttatttatctttgaacATTATATCAGACTATTACCACCACAACCTCTCCCTAAAATAAAACATCTTGAGAACAGAAATGTTCTTGAATTTCTGTTTGTATTCCTTGTACCTAACTTTCCTAGATAATAAATGGCACTCATTTATTGACAGATTCTTTTTCTACTATGAAACCTTaagctattttcctttttatcccccCCAGCACTTCTCACtcttcttctaagtatttctcctcATCCTCtattatttgagaaatattaGAACATTGTTTCTCAGAATCAGTCTTCCAAGAGCTATGTTTCACTTTCCTGTGTCCTTGTTCTATATCAGTTTCTGCCTGAATAACTGGACCACTGTCAGGTCAGACTTTCTGCTTTCACAtaaaccatacacacacacacacacacacacacacacacacacacacacacacagacacacacatttaTGGTCTTATCAGTCATAGTAGTCTATTTTCTGTCATCTTTCTTATGTGACATGTTTAAGGTCTTTttgcaatataaaataattcaatatttgCTTTCAATACAAGTGATAACAGATATTTAGGTCAGATAGTCAAAGTAAAAATTATACCTCTGGAAAAGAGATCAGGATTGATGTCTATGGGACATCTTGAAAATAtgtgatttggttttttttttcatttcagttgcCCCATAGCCAAATGTGTCCTTATCTCACAGCATTGAATGTGGCTTATCAATTACTTGGCATATTAGTGATTGATGAATTGATGAATCCTTGTTTCATTTCACTAGCCCATGTAGTCAAATTCCtttaaatgtgtatgtacagtattcttttacagataataaaaataatttacaactGTATTTTGAGATATTTGTTTCAATTAACTTtcaaaatcaatgattttttgcataaatttagtattttataataGGAATTAATAAATCATCCAACAAATTCAAGCAACAGACACTAGGTGATCCTCAGTTAAGTAGTAGACAAAATGGGGATTCAAATAATGATTAGAAATTGTATCTGTTCTTACCAAATATATAATCTAGgtggaaattaaaggaaagaagCATAAAACAGGGGAAAGAGGGATAATCATGGAGTAAGGAGGTTTGAGTGTGAATTCTGGCTCTCCCATTTTCAATCTATTACCTTGAAcacatcacttaaccttttctgggtctcatttccctcatctataaaatttgtGAAGTAAATTCAATGACATATAAGGTTgctttcagttctaaatatatgGATTATGAAAAACTCAAATTTTTCTATGACTTGCATACAAGGTAGATATACAAGACCCTCCAAAATTGGGAACTGATCTATGTCACCATATTTTCTTCTCCCCTAAATAAA is drawn from Macrotis lagotis isolate mMagLag1 chromosome 5, bilby.v1.9.chrom.fasta, whole genome shotgun sequence and contains these coding sequences:
- the LOC141489912 gene encoding trace amine-associated receptor 6-like, with amino-acid sequence MSNSSESQPATVLFCFENVNGSCIKNSYSQGPRVILYMAFGSGALLAVFGNLLVMISIFHFKQLHSPANFLIASLACADFLVGVTVMPFSMVRSVESCWYFGETFCIFHSCGDVAFCYASLFHLCFISIDRYIAVTDPLIYPTKFTVNISGLCIALSWIIPITYSGSVFYTGANDDGLEELISALTCVGSCQVYVNQNWVLVDFLLFLIPTLVIVILYSKIFLVAKLQARMIENTSSKGESSSSDSYKARVAKRERKAAKTLGIAVIAFLISWLPYSIDALIDAFIGFITPAYIYEILCWFGYYNSAMNPLIYAFFYPWFRKAIKLIVTGKILQDSSSTMNLFSEQSKALE